Proteins from a single region of Chryseobacterium scophthalmum:
- a CDS encoding APC family permease, whose amino-acid sequence MSNIWKTKPLGAYEADMKKSELKRVLGKWSLTAIGIGAIIGGGIFVLTGTGAYYHAGPALALSFVVAGIACIFAALCYAEFAALLPVEGSAYAYAYGTVGEVFAWLIGWGLVLEYAMGSMTVAVSWSGYFNKFLKIINVELPYYLTNDFATAKQYAIAHKLAEPNFAFNLPAFIIVLIVTAILVKGTKEAAGANNMIVILKTSVVVFVIVVGALFINMDNLTPFIPDEKMILQSDGKMGPAYGFNGIIAGAAAVFFAYIGFDAVSTQAAEAKNPRKDIPFAIITSLLVCTALYILMSLVLTGMMNYKDFGSIPDALTAPVAIAFEKATGMDWAVILITVAATIGLISVLLVMMLGQSRIFLGMAKDGLLPGMFKEIHPVRKTPYKNTILLGLIVATVAALTPISTLVHMCSFGTLFAFTMVCFAVWLLRVRKPELKRGFKTPMLPVVASLGILINIYLIINLEATAIYMAIGWLALGLLIYFLYGKRNSVLNKGGYDEFIEK is encoded by the coding sequence ATGTCAAATATTTGGAAAACAAAACCATTAGGAGCCTATGAGGCCGATATGAAAAAGAGTGAGCTTAAGAGGGTTCTTGGGAAATGGAGCCTTACAGCCATTGGTATCGGTGCGATTATCGGAGGTGGAATTTTTGTACTTACAGGTACCGGAGCTTACTATCATGCGGGTCCTGCTTTAGCTTTATCATTCGTTGTTGCAGGGATTGCCTGTATATTTGCGGCACTCTGTTATGCAGAGTTTGCAGCGTTATTGCCTGTTGAAGGTTCTGCTTATGCTTATGCATACGGAACAGTAGGTGAAGTTTTTGCCTGGCTTATCGGTTGGGGATTGGTATTGGAGTACGCAATGGGTTCTATGACGGTGGCGGTTTCCTGGTCTGGATATTTTAATAAATTTTTGAAAATCATTAATGTAGAATTGCCTTATTATCTCACCAATGATTTCGCTACGGCAAAGCAATATGCAATAGCTCATAAATTAGCAGAACCAAATTTCGCATTCAATTTACCTGCATTTATCATTGTTTTGATTGTTACTGCGATTTTGGTAAAAGGTACTAAAGAAGCTGCAGGTGCAAACAATATGATTGTAATTTTAAAAACTTCTGTTGTAGTTTTTGTAATCGTTGTTGGAGCTTTGTTTATCAATATGGATAATCTTACACCATTTATTCCGGACGAAAAAATGATTCTTCAGTCTGATGGAAAAATGGGACCAGCTTATGGTTTCAACGGTATTATTGCCGGTGCAGCCGCAGTATTTTTTGCTTATATCGGTTTTGATGCAGTTTCTACTCAAGCTGCGGAAGCTAAAAACCCTAGAAAAGATATTCCTTTCGCAATTATTACTTCATTATTGGTTTGTACAGCATTATATATTTTGATGTCACTTGTATTAACTGGAATGATGAATTATAAAGATTTCGGATCTATTCCTGATGCTCTAACTGCTCCGGTTGCGATTGCTTTTGAAAAAGCGACAGGAATGGATTGGGCTGTAATTTTGATCACTGTTGCAGCTACTATCGGATTGATTTCTGTATTGTTGGTAATGATGTTAGGACAGTCTAGGATTTTCTTAGGAATGGCAAAAGATGGTCTTCTTCCGGGAATGTTCAAAGAAATTCACCCAGTGAGAAAAACTCCTTATAAAAATACGATCCTTTTAGGCTTAATTGTAGCTACTGTTGCGGCACTTACACCAATCAGTACTTTGGTACATATGTGTAGTTTTGGGACTTTATTCGCTTTTACAATGGTTTGTTTTGCAGTGTGGTTATTAAGAGTTAGAAAACCGGAATTAAAAAGAGGTTTCAAAACACCAATGCTTCCTGTAGTAGCATCTTTAGGAATTTTGATCAATATTTACTTGATCATTAATCTTGAAGCAACTGCAATTTACATGGCAATTGGCTGGTTGGCTTTAGGACTTCTAATTTACTTCCTGTATGGTAAACGAAATAGTGTACTGAACAAGGGTGGTTATGATGAATTTATCGAAAAATAA
- a CDS encoding WD40/YVTN/BNR-like repeat-containing protein, translated as MKKIFTLLFSTIGLLMFSQKIESFETILNDKISIRSIELYDNKVWYSGTDSKFGFVDLKNNKTQKQIKLSEKKLQFRTLAQNKDAFYAINIESPAHFFRIDKKDLSVVNIYTDTLKTAFYDAFIFVNDEHGVTFSDPAKDLNLKLSFIMPKLNSVLDFNTLTKREGFNIIKLNEGEAAFAASNTNIAQQGTNIWIATGGKSSRIIKIDYTTLKSNVYKTPFVQGESAQGMYSIDFANQNFGIAVGGDYTKQEANVNNIATTNDGGKTWQIQASGKNAGYTTCVQIKPNSKGKEIISVGDQHISYSSDFGKTWKKISDEKGFYVCKWVDGNTVVFAGKDKISLMKLKF; from the coding sequence ATGAAAAAGATTTTCACTTTATTATTTTCTACGATTGGTTTATTGATGTTTTCTCAAAAAATCGAAAGTTTTGAAACTATTTTAAATGATAAAATAAGCATCAGATCCATCGAATTGTACGATAATAAAGTCTGGTACAGCGGAACGGATTCTAAATTCGGTTTTGTTGATTTAAAAAATAATAAAACTCAAAAACAGATCAAGCTGTCTGAAAAGAAATTACAGTTTAGAACATTAGCACAAAACAAAGACGCTTTTTATGCGATCAATATTGAAAGCCCGGCTCATTTTTTTAGAATAGATAAAAAAGATCTTTCGGTTGTAAATATTTATACAGATACCTTGAAAACGGCATTTTATGATGCATTCATTTTTGTAAATGATGAGCATGGAGTTACGTTCAGCGATCCCGCAAAAGATTTGAATCTGAAATTATCTTTTATAATGCCAAAATTAAATTCTGTTTTAGATTTCAATACACTCACCAAAAGAGAAGGCTTTAATATCATAAAATTAAATGAAGGTGAAGCAGCTTTTGCTGCAAGTAACACCAATATTGCTCAGCAGGGAACTAATATCTGGATCGCAACTGGAGGGAAAAGCTCAAGAATTATTAAGATAGATTATACTACCTTAAAATCAAACGTCTATAAAACACCTTTCGTTCAGGGAGAATCGGCTCAGGGAATGTATTCTATTGATTTTGCCAATCAGAATTTTGGAATTGCTGTTGGTGGCGATTACACAAAACAGGAAGCCAATGTCAATAATATTGCAACCACAAATGACGGCGGAAAAACCTGGCAAATTCAGGCATCAGGAAAAAACGCAGGATATACAACCTGTGTACAAATAAAACCTAATTCAAAAGGTAAAGAAATAATCTCTGTAGGCGATCAACACATCAGTTATTCTTCAGACTTTGGAAAAACATGGAAAAAAATTTCCGATGAAAAAGGGTTTTACGTTTGCAAATGGGTAGATGGAAATACTGTAGTTTTTGCCGGGAAAGATAAAATTTCCTTAATGAAACTGAAATTTTAG
- the dapF gene encoding diaminopimelate epimerase produces MKFYKYQGTGNDFVMIDNRSGEWDNLSITNIQKLCDRRFGIGADGLIKINTAEGVDFEVDYYNSDGSKSFCGNGARCSVAFAHFLSIFKNNKTVFTAIDGLHEAEIDGNIVKLKMSDVTEIINDGEDSVLDTGSPHYIKYVEDIANFNVFAEGNSIRNSENYKEKGINVNFVENISDDEIFVRTYERGVEDETYSCGTGVTASALTFLKKGNLTSIKVKTLGGDLKVYAEKDGEAFRQIWLEGPAKQVFEGKVDLL; encoded by the coding sequence ATGAAATTTTATAAATATCAGGGAACAGGAAACGACTTTGTAATGATAGATAATCGTTCAGGAGAATGGGATAACCTTTCAATTACAAACATTCAAAAACTTTGCGACCGTCGCTTTGGAATTGGTGCAGACGGATTGATCAAGATAAACACGGCAGAAGGTGTAGATTTTGAGGTTGATTACTACAATTCTGATGGTTCCAAAAGCTTCTGTGGAAACGGAGCTCGTTGTTCGGTAGCTTTTGCTCACTTTCTTTCTATTTTTAAAAATAACAAAACAGTTTTCACTGCCATCGACGGACTTCACGAAGCCGAGATCGACGGAAATATTGTAAAACTAAAAATGAGTGATGTTACAGAAATTATCAACGACGGAGAAGATTCTGTTTTAGATACAGGTTCACCCCATTATATTAAATATGTAGAAGACATTGCCAATTTCAACGTTTTTGCAGAGGGAAACAGCATCAGAAATTCTGAAAATTATAAAGAAAAAGGCATCAATGTCAATTTTGTTGAAAATATTTCTGATGATGAAATTTTTGTAAGAACCTATGAACGAGGCGTTGAGGATGAAACTTACAGTTGCGGGACAGGAGTTACAGCTTCTGCTTTAACTTTTTTAAAAAAAGGTAATCTAACCTCCATAAAAGTTAAAACGTTGGGCGGTGACCTTAAAGTTTATGCTGAAAAAGATGGAGAAGCATTCCGTCAGATTTGGCTTGAAGGTCCTGCAAAACAAGTTTTCGAAGGAAAAGTAGATCTTCTTTAG
- a CDS encoding sialate O-acetylesterase gives MKNFKIFLFLLIPAFFYTQKIRVFILAGQSNMNGFGYNKDLSNDLKTIKDVYIFQGNSVPDGEKNGGTGKWDVLKAGNGTGFKTDGKTNTLSDRFGLEMTFVKRMKELFPNDKIALIKYAREGTSIDSLATGSFGCWDSDYHGKNGLNQYDYFLKTVKNALNEKDIDGNGKTDELQMSGILWMQGEGDASYNEEIANNYYAHLKTLMNQMRAALRTDDLPVVIGKISDSGKNEKGKVWPMGELVQYAQEKFVRDDKNAAIVRSTQKYNYGNDPWHYDSAGYIDLGKNFAEEVFRLIINFEKKD, from the coding sequence ATGAAAAACTTTAAAATATTTCTTTTTTTATTAATTCCTGCATTTTTTTATACTCAAAAAATAAGGGTTTTTATTTTGGCGGGTCAGTCTAATATGAATGGTTTCGGATATAATAAAGACCTTTCAAATGATCTGAAAACCATTAAAGATGTTTATATTTTCCAGGGGAATTCTGTTCCTGACGGAGAAAAGAATGGCGGAACAGGAAAATGGGATGTTTTGAAAGCCGGAAACGGAACAGGTTTTAAAACTGATGGAAAAACCAATACACTTTCAGACCGATTTGGTTTGGAAATGACTTTCGTAAAAAGAATGAAAGAACTTTTTCCGAATGATAAAATTGCGTTGATCAAATATGCGAGAGAAGGTACTTCCATAGACAGTCTTGCGACAGGAAGTTTCGGCTGTTGGGATTCAGATTATCACGGGAAAAACGGACTGAATCAATATGACTATTTTCTGAAAACCGTAAAAAATGCTTTAAACGAAAAAGATATTGACGGAAACGGAAAAACAGACGAATTACAAATGTCCGGAATTCTTTGGATGCAAGGTGAAGGAGATGCAAGCTACAACGAAGAAATTGCCAATAATTATTACGCTCATCTGAAAACTTTGATGAATCAGATGCGGGCTGCTTTACGCACTGATGATCTACCGGTTGTGATTGGAAAAATTTCAGATTCCGGGAAAAATGAAAAAGGAAAAGTCTGGCCGATGGGAGAGTTGGTACAGTATGCTCAGGAGAAATTTGTTCGCGATGATAAAAACGCTGCAATTGTTCGTTCTACCCAAAAATACAATTATGGAAACGACCCATGGCATTATGACAGTGCGGGTTATATCGATTTGGGAAAGAATTTTGCGGAAGAGGTATTTAGACTCATTATAAATTTCGAAAAGAAAGACTAA
- the pnuC gene encoding nicotinamide riboside transporter PnuC, which translates to MNIYDLFIKPYETYTNLQIFLEGFATVLGIMSVFFSIKKNIWVYPTGIVSTIIYVYLLFIAGLLGDCMINVYYSVMSVYGWILWNKNSEDQIHVEVSWAKKKEWMMAAILFILSIFLVMIIYYYKPYIDNHFSLENIEFGLYHLDWANWLDVFTTSVFLVGMWLMAKRRIESWFFWILGDLISIPMYIYKGYGITSVQYLVFTIMAILGYVSWKKSFKEKNTVQL; encoded by the coding sequence ATGAATATCTATGATCTCTTCATAAAACCCTACGAAACATACACTAATCTGCAAATTTTTCTTGAAGGGTTTGCCACTGTTCTAGGAATTATGAGTGTATTTTTTTCGATTAAAAAGAACATTTGGGTTTATCCTACAGGAATTGTTTCTACCATCATCTATGTTTACCTTCTTTTTATCGCAGGTTTACTTGGAGATTGTATGATTAATGTTTATTATTCGGTAATGAGTGTCTATGGATGGATTTTGTGGAATAAAAATTCTGAAGACCAAATTCACGTAGAAGTTTCGTGGGCAAAAAAGAAAGAATGGATGATGGCAGCAATACTTTTCATCCTGAGTATTTTTTTAGTGATGATTATTTATTACTACAAACCTTACATAGATAATCATTTTTCTCTGGAAAATATAGAGTTTGGTTTATATCATCTCGATTGGGCAAATTGGCTGGATGTTTTTACAACTTCTGTATTTTTGGTCGGAATGTGGTTGATGGCGAAAAGACGCATTGAGAGTTGGTTTTTCTGGATTTTGGGTGATCTTATTTCTATCCCGATGTATATTTATAAAGGATACGGAATAACTTCGGTTCAATATTTGGTATTTACGATAATGGCAATCTTAGGATATGTCAGCTGGAAAAAAAGTTTTAAAGAAAAAAATACAGTACAATTATGA
- the hemN gene encoding oxygen-independent coproporphyrinogen III oxidase: MNSLIDKYNIPGPRYTSYPTVPYWDESTFSPEKWKSSVIKSFNESNSAEGISIYIHLPFCEALCTFCACHKRITKQHSVEVPYLESVLKEWMLYLQLFNEKPKLKELHLGGGTPTFFSPQNLKTLLQGIFDTVEIAKHPEFSFEGHPNNTTREHLQTLFDLGFRRASFGVQDYDLKVQKAINRIQPFENVKNVTEWAREIGYTSISHDLVYGLPHSNWESMALTIHKTLELKPDRLAYYSYAHVPWIKGVGQRGFDENDLPSGEEKRRLYEDGKKLLEELGYREVGMDHFSLEEDELYKSMISGDIHRNFMGYSSSKTQLMIGLGMSSISDSWYAFAQNVKTVEEYQKIVEEGEIPVVKGHVLNEEDLSIRRHILNLMCQLETTFENKDAIPELENAFDMLQEMERDELVEINHNQIKITEKGRAFTRNVAMVFDLRMLRNKPETRIFSMTI; encoded by the coding sequence ATGAATTCGTTAATCGATAAATATAATATTCCTGGTCCGCGCTATACATCTTATCCCACTGTTCCGTATTGGGACGAATCTACTTTTTCTCCGGAAAAATGGAAATCAAGTGTGATAAAATCTTTCAATGAAAGCAATTCGGCAGAGGGAATTTCAATATACATTCATCTTCCTTTCTGTGAAGCATTGTGTACTTTTTGCGCTTGTCATAAACGTATTACAAAGCAACACAGTGTAGAAGTTCCTTATCTTGAAAGTGTTTTAAAAGAATGGATGCTTTATCTTCAATTATTTAATGAAAAGCCAAAGTTAAAAGAATTGCATTTAGGAGGCGGAACACCCACGTTTTTTTCTCCACAAAATCTAAAAACCTTATTGCAGGGAATTTTTGATACGGTTGAAATTGCAAAACATCCTGAATTTTCTTTTGAAGGTCACCCCAATAATACAACAAGAGAGCATCTTCAGACTTTATTTGATTTAGGATTCAGAAGAGCCAGTTTTGGGGTGCAGGATTATGATTTGAAAGTTCAAAAAGCCATTAACAGAATTCAGCCTTTCGAAAATGTAAAAAATGTTACAGAATGGGCTAGAGAAATTGGGTATACAAGTATTTCTCACGATTTAGTGTATGGTTTACCACATTCTAATTGGGAAAGTATGGCTCTTACCATTCATAAAACTTTAGAGCTAAAACCGGATCGTCTTGCTTATTATTCTTACGCTCATGTTCCATGGATAAAAGGAGTGGGGCAAAGAGGTTTTGATGAAAACGATTTGCCAAGCGGTGAAGAGAAACGCAGATTATATGAAGATGGCAAAAAATTATTGGAAGAATTAGGATATAGAGAAGTCGGGATGGATCATTTTTCTCTTGAAGAAGATGAACTGTATAAATCTATGATTTCAGGAGATATTCATCGTAATTTTATGGGATATTCTTCAAGCAAAACTCAACTGATGATTGGTTTGGGGATGAGTTCTATCTCAGATTCTTGGTATGCTTTTGCTCAAAATGTAAAAACAGTTGAAGAATATCAAAAAATAGTTGAAGAGGGTGAAATTCCTGTAGTGAAAGGGCATGTTCTGAATGAAGAAGATCTCTCGATCAGAAGACATATTCTAAATTTAATGTGCCAATTGGAAACTACTTTTGAAAATAAAGATGCCATTCCAGAGCTTGAGAATGCTTTTGATATGCTTCAGGAAATGGAACGTGATGAATTGGTTGAAATTAACCACAATCAAATAAAAATAACGGAAAAAGGAAGAGCTTTCACAAGAAATGTAGCGATGGTTTTTGATCTCAGAATGTTGAGAAACAAACCCGAAACCAGAATTTTTTCAATGACTATATAA
- the mltG gene encoding endolytic transglycosylase MltG — MKKAILIIVLLILAVAGFFGLKFYSKYYGNNVSKDGYVLIPHGAKFNQILDSISPYVDNKESFVEVAKDKNMDEYFKPGRYHFAKGTSNTKLVNMIKAGNQTENSFRIGDFGDIYQMVGKVSKKTELDSLKFVSDLDKIASEKGYKNAEDLKKYFFIDTYNFFWTVTPKEFFNKFENQYNEFWTSERKAKEQESGLTRDQIYALASIVYKESGGKPDEMKTIAGLYLNRYKKGMKLQSDPTVIYAINKQTNFKESIKRVFYKHLSTPSPYNTYANAGIPPGPICVVDKNSVDAVLSPEKHDYIFMCADPERFGFHKFTASAEQHVINAKAYQDWLNSKNIK; from the coding sequence ATGAAAAAAGCTATTCTCATTATCGTACTCCTTATTCTTGCAGTAGCAGGATTTTTTGGTTTAAAATTCTACAGTAAATATTACGGAAACAACGTTTCCAAAGACGGATATGTTTTGATACCACATGGTGCGAAATTTAATCAGATCTTAGATTCTATCAGTCCGTATGTTGATAATAAAGAATCATTTGTTGAGGTTGCAAAAGATAAAAACATGGACGAATATTTCAAGCCAGGTCGTTATCATTTTGCAAAAGGAACCAGCAATACAAAATTGGTAAACATGATAAAAGCCGGAAACCAGACTGAAAATTCATTCAGAATTGGTGATTTCGGAGATATTTATCAGATGGTAGGAAAAGTGAGCAAAAAAACAGAGCTAGATTCATTAAAATTTGTCAGCGATCTTGATAAAATAGCTTCTGAAAAAGGATATAAAAATGCTGAAGATTTAAAAAAATATTTCTTCATCGATACGTATAATTTTTTCTGGACGGTTACTCCAAAAGAGTTTTTCAACAAATTTGAAAATCAGTACAACGAATTTTGGACTTCTGAAAGAAAAGCTAAAGAACAAGAATCTGGCTTAACAAGAGATCAAATTTATGCTTTGGCATCTATTGTTTATAAAGAATCAGGCGGAAAACCTGACGAAATGAAAACCATTGCCGGTTTATATTTAAATAGATATAAAAAAGGAATGAAACTACAATCTGATCCAACGGTAATTTATGCAATAAATAAACAGACCAACTTTAAAGAATCTATTAAAAGAGTTTTTTATAAACATCTTTCTACTCCATCGCCTTACAATACTTATGCTAATGCAGGAATTCCTCCGGGACCAATCTGTGTGGTAGATAAAAATTCTGTGGATGCGGTTTTAAGCCCTGAAAAACACGATTATATTTTCATGTGTGCAGATCCTGAAAGATTCGGATTTCACAAATTTACGGCAAGTGCAGAGCAACATGTCATCAATGCAAAAGCGTATCAGGATTGGCTGAACTCGAAAAATATTAAATAA